The DNA window AGTAAGAGTGATTGGAACATTGTTAGATGCTCAGGGAGGAATCGGTAGAGCAATAACTGCTTTGGCTGGGCGACCTGGTTGCGGTCTGGTTGCGGCAACAATAAACAATGTAATAACTCCATATATGGGTGTGTTTAGCCCTTCAAATCCCAATTCACTAATTGGTGGTATTTATATTAATGGCACACAATCAATTGTTGCTGCAAACATGAAGAACTTTTGGATGGATCACCCAACAGATCCAACGAAGGAGATTTGGTATGCTTGTGTAGAGGGTCCTGAAGCAGCTGCTTATGAACGAGGGTCAGCACAACTTTTAAACGGAGAGTGTGAAGTAAAATTCAGTGAGCATTTTGAAATAGTGATCAATCCCAATACCATGACTGTACAACTTACGCCTCAATCAGCCGAATCTGAAGGACTTGCAGTAGTTGAACGAACTGCTAAAGGTTTTAAGGTAAAGGAACTGCGAAAAGGAAATGGTACATATAAATTTGACTGGGAAGTAAAAGGTGTAAGAAAAGGGTATGAAGATTATAAGGCCATAAGAATTAAAGGTCTTGAAACGCCAGTGCTTGTAAAAGAAGGAACTTCTGTAGGTATGGACTGGAAAGTTACAAACCAAAAGTAGAAAATTAAATTTTTGTAAAAAGCCTCTACATTTTTGTGGAGGCTTTTTTATTTACTAAAGCAGTTAAAAATTGGGACCTGTGTAAAAGTTTCCGACTTTAGAGAAGTAAAAAATTAATAAAATGATTTCAGGTAATTCTAGCCAAAGAAAATTAAGACGAAAACTTCAAAACAACAATCAAAGTTCATTTTCTTTATTATTTAAATTGTTGAACAGTCGATCAAAATATTTTAATTTAGTATAGTAGTCTAGCATTTTTTGATAAACCTCATTAGAATTATCTCCTGCATCAAAACGCTCTAAATATTCTTTTACTTTCTTTTCTTCTGTAAGAAAAAGGTCATCTAGTGCTTTTTTAAGAATATTGATTTCAGTTGGGTTGTTTTTAGAAATTGCAAAATCTATCTTTTCGTGAAAATCTAACATTTCCATTAAAAATGCTGTATTCGGTTTTGGTTCATTTAGATCTGGGCCAAATTTGAGATGGAGAATATATTTTAACCGAAATAAAGGGTTAGATAAAATTCTATAAGCTTCATTGTTGTAAGAAGAGACAGAACTATTGTGGATGTTATGATCATTAACTATGTCAGGATGACTTTCTTTACTTTTTAAATAAAATTGTCTTCTCAACAAAGCAAGGTCTAGGTTAAAGATTTGTTTTAAACCAAAGTGTTCGAAATAGTCCATCTTATTTATTGAGAAAGCGGAATAGATCTAAACCATTTGCATAAAGAAGAAGGCCTAGCAACAATATGAAACCAATTAAAGTAGCTTTTTCAATAATCTTGTCTGGAACCTTTCTCCCGCTGACCACTTCAAT is part of the Candidatus Vicinibacter affinis genome and encodes:
- the hscB gene encoding Fe-S protein assembly co-chaperone HscB; the protein is MDYFEHFGLKQIFNLDLALLRRQFYLKSKESHPDIVNDHNIHNSSVSSYNNEAYRILSNPLFRLKYILHLKFGPDLNEPKPNTAFLMEMLDFHEKIDFAISKNNPTEINILKKALDDLFLTEEKKVKEYLERFDAGDNSNEVYQKMLDYYTKLKYFDRLFNNLNNKENEL